Proteins encoded in a region of the Mercenaria mercenaria strain notata chromosome 1, MADL_Memer_1, whole genome shotgun sequence genome:
- the LOC123564072 gene encoding uncharacterized protein LOC123564072, producing MDKPHLIYNFDEKGIQTEHRPPKVLSVGETVPAISSARSSITTLLGCGNALGTQIPPYFIFKGQRMYDELLAGSSHGASGTITESGWSNTQVFLKYLDEHFLKFMQRSSPDQPVLLILDGHRSHVNVSVLDWAKQHNVILSILPAHTSHILQPLDVGCFGPLQRIYNSECHKFLRASPESRITRYNVCQLACTAYTSALSPNNLRASFMKTGIFPFDCQQVSANQAAPSHAYQPPTC from the coding sequence ATGGACAAACCACACCTCATTTATAACTTTGATGAGAAAGGTATACAAACTGAGCACCGTCCCCCAAAAGTTCTTTCAGTGGGTGAGACGGTACCGGCAATTTCTTCAGCACGTTCATCTATCACTACTTTGCTTGGGTGTGGCAATGCATTGGGCACACAAATTCCgccatattttatattcaaaggcCAGCGTATGTATGATGAGCTTCTTGCTGGATCAAGTCATGGCGCATCTGGTACAATCACAGAGTCTGGATGGTCGAATACACAGGTGTTCCTCAAATACCTTGATGAGCATTTCCTGAAATTTATGCAAAGATCTAGTCCTGACCAGCCTGTTCTTCTGATACTTGATGGCCACAGATCCCATGTGAATGTATCTGTACTTGACTGGGCGAAACAGCACAATGTCATTTTATCTATTCTACCAGCCCATACCAGTCACATTCTGCAGCCCCTGGATGTCGGCTGCTTTGGCCCCTTGCAGAGGATTTACAACTCTGAGTGTCACAAATTTCTGCGTGCTTCACCAGAATCCAGAATCACACGTTATAACGTATGTCAGCTGGCCTGCACAGCATATACATCTGCCTTATCCCCAAACAATCTTCGggcaagtttcatgaagacaggtaTTTTTCCTTTTGACTGTCAGCAAGTATCAGCAAATCAGGCAGCACCATCACATGCCTACCAGCCACCTACATGCTAG